Below is a genomic region from Anoxybacillus flavithermus.
TGTGGCTCTTCTTGTTCAATTTCTTGCAAGCGCGGTGCTACTAAATCGACGATCGCTTGCGTTTGTTGTGCCGCTTGTTGATACAATTGTTTTGCTTTTTCATTTTCTGTTTGCAGGGCAAACGTTTCAAAACTTGCTTGCGCCGACTTTAACCCCGCTAACGTTTGTTTGACAGAACTGGCGACAGTCATCATAAGCCCTCCTTTTCCTTTTTCACACAATAGCATGCGCTCATATGACAAAGTTATACAAAAAAAATAGCCCCTAAAAGGAGCTACGGTTTATCACGAAATCCTTTTCCGATCGACGGATTGTTTAAAATGCCTGCGATCACTAAAATGCTTAAAAACGCATTCCATAATTGCTCATATTTTCCTAAATCTAAATCAACCCCAAACGTTTGAAGCAAAAGCGCAATAAACGAACCGATCGCTAACCATAGTCCGTAATTTTTAAAGCGCTCCATCATTTTCTCCCCCATGCTATTGTTTTAATTTCTTTCCACATCCACAACCGCCTGTTTTTTTTACAGGTGCTGGTGAAGACGTATATACTTTTGCTGCTTGTGATCCACCGAGAACAATTGGCTTTTTCTTTTCCATTGGCAAACCCTCCACACGTGTAAGATACAATAGCATATGAAAAAGATGGAGCGAACGACTATGCGTTTTCCCTATTTCTTTTTTTCTGTAAATGAAAATGGCGTTGAAAGCGGCAACTGTCCGCCTTGTTTTAACGCTTGTTGACGCTTGACCGTATGCATAAACCACGAATCTGTTCCTTGCCCAAATAACTGTTTCGTCAGTTGTTCAATTTGCTTTTTTAACTCCTCGTTTTCTTTTTTTAATCGTTTTACTTCTCGATAACGTTGTTCGCTTAACTCCGCTAACTCTTTTAACAACACATTTTCCGCCCGCAACATATCTATTTCTTGCATATGCCCACTCCTTTCTACTACATAACAATTCAAACAGACGCTCATTTATGACAAAAAAATTCCGCACTTATCCCTGCACACTTACCTACCTTTCTCATACTATACAGTAGTCCCGATACATGCGACGGGAAAAACTGAAATAGGAGGAACGAGGCATGACGCATCATAAAGAGCGTAAAGAAAAAGTGTGTATTAAAACACGCAAAGTGTATGACTGGGTTACTCGTCAAGTCGATGTGCCGTTGCGTAGTTTTTCAAATGGGGATTTGGAAACGATTTTCCCTGAAAGCAAATGTCCACGTCACGGGCAAACAGTGTGTGACTTTTTCGCATCAAACGGTTTAAGTGCTGGCGATTTCTCGATTCGCTGCTTTTTAACAGACGATGAAGGCAATCGCATTGATCGCACAGTCGACAACAACGCCCTCATCTGCCAAGAAATTTTACAACCAAACGGACGCCAACCTGTTCACGTCACACTTCCATCAGGCGACACAGTTACATTGCAAAAAGTAAAAGTGCTTGTAAAAGGTCACGTTGTCGTGCAAGTCGTTAATGCGAACGGCCACGTCGTTTGCGAATCTAGCCCAATCCCATTCGCAACAGCACAAACGTTTATCTTATGCGCACCAGAAGGAACGACGCTCGATTGCCACATTTCGTTTTTCGAATGTGACGCAAGCTTAATTTGCACTGACAACTTCTCTCAGCTTGATGTATCGATTACATTATGCGTAGAAGTGCAAATGGAAGCAGACGTAAAAATCGAAGTCGAAGCACGCTTCTGCCAACCGCGCGAAGAAATTTTAGAAGCAACACTTTGCCCAACAGACAAATTCCCACCACAATGCCCAGAAGTATTCCCGGCACATTAATGAATGAAAAGGCTGTTGTCGTTCAGCAGCCTTTTTTTATTGATGTTTTTTTCGTTTTTACATATACATAAAAAAGAAAGGAGGGATATGATGAACGATATTCAACTGCAACAAAAAATTATTCATTACCGCTCGGAAGTGGCGAAATATAAACAACTTTTGCAGCTTGTTGAAACCGAACTAAAACGCGAGCAATTGCGCAATCAATATATACAAAAGCAACTCGAACAACTAGACGAATACGAACAAACTATCGAACAATTAAAACAACAACTTCTTTTTTACGAAGTGGCGCTTGAAGAAGAAAAAAAGCGAAAAAAAGAAATGAAACAAGACATCGTACGTGCGCATGCGTATTTCACGTATGCGGTCATGATTTCAGAGGAGAAGGAAGAGCCGACGACGGTCATCGGCGATTTCGTTGTTGAAAATATTGGTAATATACCACTGAACGATCCGATGATTTGCCTTCGCCTTCGCCCTCCCGATCATGCGCAATTAAGTGGAAAATTTTCCTTTCGACAACTGCAAGAAGAAGGCGGTTGGACATTTGCGGTCGACAATTGGCGCCAAAAAATAAAAGAAGGAGAATATTGGTTAAAGCCAATCGATGAAACGACGCTTTTGCCAAACGAACAACTGCGCTTCCCGTCATTTGAATTGCGCATCGTACAAACGATTGTCGTCGAAGCGTTCGTTTATTTCCGCCAACTGAAACAAGGGGTATCATCTTTCAATCATATCGTGATCAACAAATAAGCAGGCATCCGCCCGCTTTTTTATTTGCCTCATTTTTGGACAATCGTTTCGATGACAGACGCGACACCTGCAATCGCTAAAATCGATACAAACGGCATGACCACGTTTGGTACATATATGACCCCGACATACAGCAGCGCCGCACACCATACCCCTGTACACCAATGACAACTTAACAACTCCCCGATCCACTTTCTTATCCCTGTCCCTTTGATGACAATATACGTCTCTCCATCTTGTTCGAACTCATCGTGAAACGGCGCGCGCAAAAACGACGTAATGCGGTCGTACACAAGTAAGCGCGTCAAACGAAATGAAGCGACACATAACAAAAAAAAGTGAAAAGCATCCATTCTCTCGCCTCCTCGCTTCACTTTATGTTTTCTATTCACAAAACATGTAGTGCTTTCGCCCATTCCCTTTTTTTCATTTCACATATAATGCAATGAGTCATTTCACAAAAAAGGATGTGAAACTGTGTATAACATTTTTTTCAGCAACCGTCTTTTAGCGAAGCATCGCCATATCCAACAAATGTGCGCGACACTTTCGACATTAAGCGAAGGAACAGAACTACATGTGCACACAAACAAC
It encodes:
- a CDS encoding spore coat protein regulator protein YlbO, which codes for MQEIDMLRAENVLLKELAELSEQRYREVKRLKKENEELKKQIEQLTKQLFGQGTDSWFMHTVKRQQALKQGGQLPLSTPFSFTEKKK
- a CDS encoding holin, producing the protein MERFKNYGLWLAIGSFIALLLQTFGVDLDLGKYEQLWNAFLSILVIAGILNNPSIGKGFRDKP
- a CDS encoding sporulation protein — protein: MDAFHFFLLCVASFRLTRLLVYDRITSFLRAPFHDEFEQDGETYIVIKGTGIRKWIGELLSCHWCTGVWCAALLYVGVIYVPNVVMPFVSILAIAGVASVIETIVQK
- a CDS encoding DUF1657 domain-containing protein is translated as MTVASSVKQTLAGLKSAQASFETFALQTENEKAKQLYQQAAQQTQAIVDLVAPRLQEIEQEEPQYKQ